A single region of the Labrus bergylta chromosome 10, fLabBer1.1, whole genome shotgun sequence genome encodes:
- the LOC114917144 gene encoding protein suppressor 2 of zeste-like, giving the protein MSGGLQSHSGGSSEAQNTDSENQAQKKPSPVILSLTRCSACYNHKKRSRRDSDGESSSSAEDSGPEVDSESDAESSSSSSSSEKETNEDPPPEPVDTADPDLGDKTGGERQKEEGETSESKENKGTTKSMTRRHPLVKSYSLPSSFPPQLIPWSLLPRPRTVVSTLHLQVLSQKQDDDPFNVMQQHLFEQVKTEENGGEGRQRINNPPYPLRPTMNKLLWRQSSLQSSQQQQPPYPHQQPMLELSHQRYQQQPQHFDPLSAQAQMFPPPPHTLPVLHPQLLHPPIHNPFAPYTHLHASPPQPHWYSMQNPYTH; this is encoded by the exons ATGAGTGGAGGACTTCAGTCACACTCTGGAGGCTCCTCAGAAGCCCAGAATACTGACAGTGAAAACCAAGCACAG AAAAAACCAAGCCCTGTGATCCTCAGTCTGACTCGCTGTTCTGCCTGCTACAACCACAAGAAAAGATCCAGGCGAGATTCCGATGGTGAGTCGAGCTCATCAGCTGAGGACTCTGGACCAGAGGTGGACTCTGAATCAGACGCAGAGTCCAGCtctagcagcagcagctctgagaAGGAAACAAATGAGGATCCCCCACCTGAGCCGGTGGACACTGCTGACCCTGATCTCGGAGATAAAACAGGTGGTGAGAGacaaaaggaggagggggaaacgTCAGAGAGCAAGGAGAATAAAGGAACGACAAAGTCTATGACTCGAAGACATCCACTTGTCAAATCATACTCCCTGCCTTCCTCCTTCCCCCCTCAACTCATCCCCTGGTCCCTCTTGCCCCGCCCTCGTACGGTTGTCTCCACCCTCCACCTGCAGGTGTTATCGCAGAAACAGGACGACGACCCTTTCAACGTCATGCAACAACACCTTTTTGAGCAAGTGAAAACCGAGGAAAATGGCGGAGAAGGGCGACAAAGAATCAACAACCCACCATATCCTCTGAGACCTACAATGAACAAGTTACTATGGCGACAGTCGTCACTACAATCATCACAGCAACAGCAGCCACCATACCCGCACCAACAACCGATGCTTGAGCTGTCACATCAACGCTACCAACAACAACCTCAACACTTTGACCCTCTGTCAGCTCAGGCTCAAATGtttccacctcctccacacacacttcctgtgttACACCCCCAACTGTTGCACCCACCCATACACAACCCATTTGCACCTTACACACATCTGCATGCATCTCCTCCACAGCCACACTGGTACAGCATGCAAAATCCTTACACGCACTAG
- the LOC109992881 gene encoding protein phosphatase 1 regulatory subunit 1A, which produces MEPSSPKKIQFAVPPLQGQLDPQAAEHIRRRRPTPATLQIYRQPGTDVGDQNNASGESQVSEASQRKQSTYAPPSMKELQLGVEQHVLGAGLCEAEGQLSPITAQLYASALWANYNGEEEANGNEACLLLANQERGVAESNSEGDLSCDNKKEASSPDSISR; this is translated from the exons ATGGAGCCCAGCAGTCCGAAGAAGATCCAGTTTGCTGTGCCTCCGCTGCAGGGACAGCTGGACCCACAGGCCGCAgaacat ATCCGTCGCAGAAGACCAACTCCTGCCACTCTGCAGATATACAGACAACCTGGCACag ATGTTGGTGATCAAAACAACGCCAGCGGAGAGTCACAG GTCTCAGAAGCCTCCCAGAGGAAGCAGAGCACCTACGCCCCACCCTCCATGAAAG AGCTTCAGCTGGGGGTGGAGCAGCACGTTCTGGGGGCGGGGCTTTGTGAGGCAGAAGGCCAGCTAAGCCCAATCACAGCACAGCTCTATGCCAGCGCTCTGTGGGCCAATTACAATGGGGAAGAGGAAGCCAATGGGAATGAAGCATGTCTGCTGTTAGCCAATCAGGAGAGAGGAGTGGCAGAGAGCAACAGTGAAGGGG ATTTGTCATGTGACAACAAAAAGGAAGCGTCCAGTCCGGACTCCATCTCTCGATAG